From Sporosarcina sp. Te-1, the proteins below share one genomic window:
- a CDS encoding cysteine hydrolase family protein yields the protein MKKALLVIDYTNDFVAEDGALTCSQPGIQLEDYITDLTESFLDDGHIVIMPVDVHEKDDPYHPESRLFPPHNIKGTAGRDPFGKLNDLYKKRQNEIIWMDKTRYSAFAGTDLDIQLRSRGVTEVHLIGVCTDICILHTAVDAYNLGYRMVIHERGVASFDAAGHEWALRHFEKTLGAAIVH from the coding sequence TTGAAAAAAGCGTTGCTAGTAATTGATTACACAAATGACTTTGTGGCGGAGGACGGTGCGTTGACATGCAGTCAGCCCGGCATCCAATTGGAAGATTATATTACCGATTTGACCGAGTCCTTTTTAGACGACGGCCATATTGTGATCATGCCTGTCGATGTCCATGAAAAAGATGACCCTTATCATCCGGAATCCAGACTATTTCCTCCCCATAATATTAAAGGAACAGCCGGAAGGGATCCGTTTGGCAAATTGAATGATCTATATAAGAAACGTCAAAATGAAATAATCTGGATGGACAAAACCCGTTATAGTGCATTCGCTGGAACCGATCTGGATATACAATTACGATCCCGCGGCGTAACAGAAGTCCATCTTATCGGCGTATGTACAGACATCTGCATTTTGCACACAGCTGTTGATGCTTACAACCTGGGATATCGGATGGTAATCCATGAACGTGGTGTCGCAAGCTTTGATGCTGCTGGGCATGAGTGGGCACTTCGCCATTTTGAGAAGACACTTGGTGCGGCGATTGTCCACTAA
- the acnA gene encoding aconitate hydratase AcnA: MAKSNLHNSRQSFEVNGKTYNYYRLKALEEAGIANVSRLPYSVKVLLESVLRQHDGYVIKDEHVENLAKWGKDADKDAEVPFKPSRVILQDFTGVPVVVDLASLRSAMAKMGGDPDKINPEIPVDLVIDHSVQVDQYGTNEALQKNMELEFERNAERYQFLSWAQKAYDNYRAVPPATGIVHQVNLEYLASVVHAIENEDGTFETYPDTLVGTDSHTTMINGIGVLGWGVGGIEAEAGMLGQPSYFPIPEVIGVKLTGELPNGTTATDLALKVTQTLRAHGVVGKFVEFFGPGVSKLPLADRATIANMAPEYGATCGFFPVDEESLDYMRLTGRDEDHIQVVQKYLEENDMFFTADKEEPTYTEVIEIDLTKIEANLAGPKRPQDLIPLSELQRSFKDSVVAPEGNQGFGLTPKEFDKSGTVEFADGRTVGMKTGDLAIAAITSCTNTSNPYVMLGAGLVAKKAVEKGLTPPAYVKTSLAPGSKVVTGYLEESGLTKYLDQIGFNTVGYGCTTCIGNSGPLLPEIEKTIIDNDLLVSSVLSGNRNFEGRIHPLVKANYLASPPLVVAYALAGTVDIDFDKDPIGKANDGTDVYFKDIWPTTEEVKEVVKATVTPELFRKEYARVFTENEAWNAIETTDDSLYDFDENSTYIQNPPFFEGLSKEPGDIKTLAGLRVVGKFGDSITTDHISPAGAIGKDTPAGKYLREHGVEPRYFNSYGSRRGNHEVMMRGTFANIRIRNQIAKGTEGGFTTYWPTKEIMPIYDAAMKYQADGTGLAILAGKDYGMGSSRDWAAKGTSLLGIKTVIAESYERIHRSNLVMMGVLPLQFLNGENVESLGLTGEEEISVNIAEGVKPRDILKVTATAKDGSVKEFDVLARFDSEVEIDYYRHGGILQMVLRDKMKNN; this comes from the coding sequence ATGGCGAAAAGTAATTTGCATAATAGCCGCCAATCTTTCGAAGTGAATGGAAAGACGTATAACTACTATCGTCTGAAAGCACTCGAAGAAGCAGGCATCGCAAATGTATCCAGACTGCCTTACTCAGTCAAGGTGCTGCTTGAATCCGTTTTGCGCCAGCATGACGGCTATGTGATCAAAGATGAACATGTTGAAAATCTTGCGAAATGGGGAAAAGATGCGGATAAGGATGCAGAAGTGCCATTCAAGCCATCCCGCGTCATCCTCCAGGACTTCACCGGCGTACCGGTTGTCGTTGACCTTGCATCGCTTCGCTCTGCGATGGCGAAAATGGGTGGAGACCCTGACAAAATCAATCCGGAAATCCCGGTTGACCTTGTTATTGACCACTCTGTACAAGTTGACCAATACGGAACGAACGAAGCCCTTCAAAAGAACATGGAGCTTGAGTTCGAACGCAATGCGGAGCGTTATCAATTCCTTAGCTGGGCACAAAAAGCGTACGATAACTATCGTGCGGTTCCACCAGCAACTGGTATTGTCCACCAAGTAAACTTGGAATACCTTGCAAGCGTTGTCCATGCAATTGAAAATGAAGACGGCACATTTGAAACATACCCAGATACACTTGTGGGTACGGATTCCCATACGACAATGATCAATGGTATCGGTGTTCTTGGATGGGGCGTCGGCGGTATTGAGGCGGAAGCCGGAATGCTTGGCCAGCCTTCATACTTCCCGATCCCAGAAGTGATCGGTGTAAAACTTACTGGAGAGCTTCCAAACGGAACAACTGCAACCGACCTTGCGCTTAAAGTGACACAAACACTTCGTGCACATGGCGTTGTAGGTAAGTTCGTAGAGTTCTTCGGACCTGGCGTATCTAAATTGCCACTTGCGGACCGTGCAACAATCGCAAACATGGCGCCTGAATACGGTGCGACTTGCGGATTCTTCCCAGTCGACGAAGAGTCTCTTGACTACATGCGCTTAACAGGCCGTGACGAAGACCATATCCAAGTCGTTCAAAAGTACTTGGAAGAAAACGACATGTTCTTCACAGCGGACAAAGAAGAGCCAACTTATACAGAAGTGATCGAGATCGATTTGACAAAAATCGAAGCGAACCTTGCGGGTCCAAAGCGTCCACAAGATTTGATTCCACTATCCGAACTGCAACGTTCTTTCAAGGATTCAGTTGTCGCACCGGAAGGGAACCAAGGTTTCGGTTTGACTCCGAAAGAATTCGACAAGTCAGGAACGGTTGAATTTGCGGATGGCCGTACTGTCGGCATGAAGACAGGCGATCTTGCGATTGCAGCAATCACTTCTTGTACGAATACATCCAACCCATACGTTATGCTTGGCGCTGGACTTGTTGCGAAAAAAGCTGTTGAAAAAGGTCTTACACCACCGGCATACGTGAAAACTTCACTCGCACCAGGTTCGAAAGTCGTGACAGGCTATCTCGAGGAATCCGGTCTGACAAAATATTTGGATCAAATCGGCTTCAACACAGTCGGTTATGGTTGTACAACATGTATCGGAAACTCCGGTCCGTTGTTGCCGGAAATCGAGAAGACGATCATCGACAACGATCTATTAGTTTCTTCGGTCCTATCCGGTAACCGTAACTTTGAAGGACGTATCCACCCGCTTGTGAAAGCGAATTACTTGGCTTCACCGCCGCTTGTTGTCGCTTATGCACTGGCTGGTACTGTCGATATCGACTTCGATAAAGATCCAATCGGTAAAGCAAACGACGGAACAGATGTATACTTCAAAGACATCTGGCCAACAACGGAAGAAGTGAAGGAAGTCGTGAAAGCGACGGTTACTCCTGAGCTGTTCCGTAAAGAATATGCGCGTGTCTTCACAGAAAACGAAGCATGGAATGCGATCGAAACAACTGACGATTCCTTGTACGATTTCGATGAAAACTCAACATATATCCAAAACCCGCCATTCTTCGAAGGACTTTCGAAAGAACCAGGTGATATTAAAACATTGGCAGGTCTTCGCGTTGTCGGTAAATTTGGCGACTCGATCACGACTGACCATATTTCTCCAGCAGGTGCGATCGGTAAAGATACACCAGCGGGCAAATACTTGCGCGAGCACGGCGTAGAGCCTCGTTACTTCAACTCATACGGTTCCCGTCGTGGTAACCATGAAGTCATGATGCGCGGTACATTCGCGAACATCCGGATCCGTAACCAAATCGCTAAAGGTACAGAAGGCGGCTTCACAACATATTGGCCAACAAAAGAAATCATGCCAATCTATGATGCTGCAATGAAATACCAAGCGGATGGTACAGGGCTTGCAATCCTAGCCGGTAAAGACTACGGTATGGGTTCATCCCGTGACTGGGCTGCAAAAGGTACTTCTTTGCTCGGCATTAAAACCGTCATCGCGGAAAGCTACGAGCGGATCCACCGTTCGAACCTTGTCATGATGGGTGTGCTTCCACTTCAATTCTTGAATGGTGAAAACGTAGAGTCCCTCGGTCTTACAGGCGAAGAGGAAATCAGCGTCAACATCGCGGAAGGCGTGAAACCACGCGATATTCTGAAAGTGACAGCGACTGCAAAAGACGGCTCCGTTAAAGAATTTGACGTATTAGCCCGTTTCGACTCCGAAGTCGAAATCGACTACTACCGTCATGGCGGTATCCTTCAAATGGTCCTTCGCGACAAAATGAAAAACAATTAA
- a CDS encoding lytic transglycosylase domain-containing protein: protein MKTKAILIVLLVPVAVTVFTLTAIIWTGIQNPELIRKSASGLKDFSDRHTATVIPEEYIPVYKAAAEEYGIPWTLLAAHHRVETRFSTMDSLVSPAGAEGHMQFMPCTFVGWGYPGCDGLGKGNIPEEDKTNPAVIKKYGGYGVDANGDGIADPFDIEDAIFSAANYLARSGAADGDIEKAIFHYNHSDKYVEDVLWFFNEFESQRLARVDGPDE from the coding sequence ATGAAGACGAAGGCGATTCTAATCGTCCTTCTCGTCCCAGTGGCTGTCACTGTATTCACTCTCACCGCGATTATTTGGACAGGTATTCAAAATCCGGAACTAATTCGGAAGTCTGCAAGTGGGTTGAAGGATTTCTCAGACCGGCACACGGCGACGGTCATTCCTGAAGAATATATACCAGTTTACAAAGCTGCGGCAGAAGAATATGGCATTCCGTGGACGCTGCTTGCCGCCCATCACCGGGTGGAAACGCGATTTTCCACAATGGACTCACTTGTGTCCCCGGCTGGAGCCGAAGGTCATATGCAGTTCATGCCCTGCACGTTTGTCGGTTGGGGATATCCAGGCTGTGATGGACTCGGCAAGGGGAATATTCCGGAAGAAGACAAAACCAATCCGGCCGTGATTAAGAAGTATGGCGGGTATGGGGTTGATGCAAATGGGGACGGGATTGCCGACCCGTTTGACATTGAAGATGCCATTTTCAGTGCGGCGAATTATTTAGCGAGAAGCGGAGCGGCAGACGGAGATATTGAAAAAGCAATTTTCCATTATAACCACAGTGATAAATATGTGGAAGATGTTCTTTGGTTTTTCAATGAATTCGAATCACAACGTCTCGCCAGGGTAGATGGCCCGGATGAGTAG
- a CDS encoding GNAT family N-acetyltransferase, which translates to MELRTINQDNYEECLNLQTDTNEDFVDPVAWSLAEAWVLYDGARPFAIYADNVMVGYVLMYIGENNPQIINFMIDSRFQKRGYGSAAVRLCVEYLWKEYNASRISLPVNQENITAQKFWTNLGFEITDDMENGYLYMRLYIPEKYI; encoded by the coding sequence GTGGAGTTAAGAACAATTAATCAGGACAATTATGAAGAATGTTTAAACTTGCAAACTGATACCAATGAGGACTTTGTAGACCCTGTAGCGTGGTCTTTAGCCGAAGCTTGGGTGCTTTATGATGGTGCACGCCCCTTTGCAATTTATGCCGATAATGTGATGGTGGGCTATGTTTTAATGTATATTGGCGAAAATAACCCCCAAATCATAAATTTTATGATAGATAGTCGTTTTCAAAAAAGAGGCTATGGATCAGCAGCGGTTAGGCTTTGTGTTGAATATTTGTGGAAAGAATACAATGCAAGTAGGATTTCCTTACCAGTTAATCAAGAAAATATAACCGCACAAAAATTTTGGACCAATCTAGGCTTTGAAATAACAGACGATATGGAGAATGGTTATCTTTACATGCGGTTGTACATACCAGAAAAATATATCTGA
- a CDS encoding penicillin-binding protein 2, whose protein sequence is MKVRKQVSQVDKARISQRKHIAFRMNLLFFCIFFLFSLLIFRLGYLQIVKGEEYTSLLEKTEEMAVNTSVPRGRIYDRNGNVLVDNEPKNAITYTKTSSTTSKEMLKIARDLSLLIEQDTKRITLGDKRDFWILLNEKKAAKKVPAEEIEKLRETHDTLTEKEIQKMINQLTRDRITEKELDSFTNEELEVLAIYREMMSGYAYSPQIIKSDQVTEREFAAVSERLNILPGVDTTTDWNRVKLSDNTLIGSTTTPLQGIPRTRLDYFLARDYSRNDRVGISYLEQYYEELLKGQKTVVKNVKDRTGQVVETKVVREGEPGKDLILTLDSELQEALERIVEDKLLALKQLRTSSLLDRAFLVMMDPNNGQVLALVGKQLVQDKDTGKWEVRDYAFGTFTSAYEVGSTVKLATVLTGYSENVLRIGEVIIDEPIHIAGSSVKQSLFNRGGNRVAINDIEALGKSSNVYMFKIAMALGEAVYRPYKPLPINVEGFDRLRQSYASFGLGVKTGIDLPGEYPGYPGTDTISGKLLDFSIGQFDTYTPLQLAQYVSTVANGGYRVAPRVLKEIREPSPDGVRFGALVQETEAKVLNRIHNTAEEIEQVKKGMLYTYGPRGTAPNLFASADYTAAGKTGTAQSAYYDGTDRSKYGTKTVNLTHIGFAPFESPEVAFSIVIPNVSTGDYSASWSNDMAREALDIYFNIKKRRMKEMQPVTTDLPIGRKVDQQENETKSVER, encoded by the coding sequence ATGAAGGTGAGAAAGCAGGTCAGCCAAGTGGACAAGGCAAGAATAAGCCAGCGAAAACATATCGCTTTCAGAATGAATCTACTCTTCTTCTGCATCTTTTTCTTATTTTCATTGCTGATCTTCCGTCTTGGTTATTTACAGATTGTCAAAGGGGAAGAGTATACCAGCTTACTGGAAAAGACCGAGGAAATGGCGGTCAATACAAGTGTTCCGCGTGGCAGAATCTACGACCGCAATGGCAACGTGTTAGTTGATAATGAACCGAAAAATGCTATTACCTATACGAAAACAAGTTCCACCACTTCAAAGGAAATGCTGAAAATAGCCAGAGATCTCTCCCTGTTAATCGAACAGGATACGAAACGTATTACCCTTGGTGATAAGCGGGATTTTTGGATCCTATTGAATGAAAAGAAAGCAGCTAAAAAGGTGCCGGCGGAAGAAATTGAAAAATTAAGAGAGACCCATGACACGCTGACGGAAAAAGAAATCCAAAAGATGATCAATCAATTAACCCGTGATCGTATCACGGAAAAGGAACTGGATTCATTCACAAACGAAGAACTCGAAGTCCTAGCGATTTATCGTGAGATGATGTCGGGTTATGCGTACTCGCCTCAAATCATTAAGAGCGATCAGGTGACGGAGCGTGAATTTGCCGCTGTTTCTGAACGTCTGAACATTTTGCCGGGAGTCGATACTACAACAGACTGGAATCGTGTGAAGCTGTCGGATAATACATTGATTGGTTCAACTACGACCCCCTTACAAGGAATTCCGCGGACACGTCTCGACTATTTTCTGGCAAGGGATTATTCGCGAAATGACCGGGTCGGCATTAGTTATTTGGAGCAGTATTATGAGGAATTGCTTAAGGGACAAAAAACGGTTGTGAAAAATGTGAAAGATCGAACGGGACAGGTCGTGGAAACCAAGGTCGTGAGGGAAGGAGAGCCAGGAAAAGACCTTATATTAACGTTGGATAGTGAGCTTCAAGAAGCGCTGGAAAGAATAGTGGAAGATAAGTTACTTGCTTTAAAACAGTTAAGGACCTCCTCGCTTTTGGACCGGGCCTTCCTTGTCATGATGGATCCGAATAACGGACAAGTATTGGCCCTTGTCGGCAAGCAGCTTGTGCAAGATAAAGACACGGGAAAATGGGAAGTACGCGATTATGCTTTTGGAACGTTCACTTCAGCATATGAGGTTGGATCGACCGTCAAGCTGGCAACCGTGCTGACCGGTTACAGTGAGAATGTCTTGCGAATTGGAGAAGTCATCATTGATGAACCGATCCATATTGCTGGTTCTTCCGTGAAGCAATCCCTGTTTAATCGAGGCGGTAACAGAGTGGCAATCAATGATATAGAAGCGTTAGGAAAATCCTCCAACGTTTATATGTTCAAAATTGCCATGGCACTTGGAGAAGCTGTATACCGACCGTATAAACCACTGCCCATTAATGTCGAGGGATTCGATCGACTACGTCAATCCTATGCCTCATTCGGATTGGGTGTAAAAACAGGAATCGATTTGCCGGGCGAATATCCGGGATATCCCGGGACGGACACCATATCCGGGAAATTGCTCGATTTCTCAATTGGCCAGTTTGACACGTACACTCCGTTGCAATTAGCCCAATATGTATCCACCGTCGCGAATGGTGGATACCGGGTTGCACCGAGAGTGTTGAAGGAAATTAGGGAACCTTCACCAGACGGAGTAAGATTCGGAGCATTAGTGCAGGAAACTGAGGCAAAAGTGTTAAACCGCATTCATAATACGGCTGAAGAAATTGAACAAGTGAAAAAAGGAATGCTTTATACGTACGGACCAAGAGGAACAGCACCAAATCTTTTTGCAAGTGCCGATTACACAGCGGCTGGAAAAACGGGGACCGCTCAATCTGCTTATTATGACGGCACGGATCGAAGCAAATATGGTACGAAGACCGTCAATTTGACACATATCGGATTTGCCCCTTTTGAATCGCCAGAAGTGGCATTCTCCATCGTCATACCGAACGTCTCAACGGGCGACTATAGCGCCAGTTGGAGCAACGATATGGCAAGAGAAGCTTTAGATATTTATTTTAATATCAAGAAAAGAAGGATGAAAGAAATGCAGCCGGTTACGACAGATTTGCCAATAGGGAGGAAAGTCGATCAACAGGAAAACGAAACGAAGAGCGTCGAACGGTAA
- a CDS encoding GlsB/YeaQ/YmgE family stress response membrane protein produces the protein MSFIWFLIIGGVIGWLAGLILGKDIPGGIIGNIIAGIIGAWVGGMLLGDWGPRVSDFYILPALLGAIILVFIVSLIMKSMRRAS, from the coding sequence ATGAGCTTTATTTGGTTTTTAATTATTGGAGGCGTAATCGGTTGGCTTGCCGGCCTTATCCTAGGAAAAGATATTCCAGGAGGCATTATCGGTAACATTATTGCTGGTATCATCGGTGCATGGGTCGGCGGTATGCTGTTAGGCGATTGGGGTCCAAGAGTTTCTGACTTCTACATCTTGCCGGCCTTGCTAGGTGCGATCATCTTGGTGTTTATTGTGAGCCTCATTATGAAATCCATGCGTAGAGCATCTTAA
- a CDS encoding MarR family winged helix-turn-helix transcriptional regulator, translating to MDINQLVKELHFMQQSYATLFSVVNKVQSQGDEYLEILTSRQHMALIAIAHIPVEQTTLMNIAKKLDTSKQTANKLIASLAKKGYVRTFPNKIDKRSINVEITSEGKRALVTSSEKATLFLEKMFHDFTTDEVELFWQLLQKLYRFDGEEQDGFEENARIELDEAMQVNMESYQKQILDEFSKRRYGK from the coding sequence ATGGATATCAATCAATTAGTAAAAGAATTGCATTTTATGCAACAAAGCTATGCAACATTATTTTCAGTTGTCAATAAAGTTCAAAGCCAGGGAGACGAATACTTGGAAATTTTAACTTCCAGACAACATATGGCGCTCATTGCCATTGCACATATACCAGTGGAACAGACAACACTTATGAATATCGCCAAAAAATTGGACACATCAAAACAAACCGCCAATAAATTAATAGCCAGTCTCGCGAAGAAAGGGTACGTCAGAACATTTCCCAATAAAATCGATAAACGTTCCATTAATGTTGAAATCACATCGGAGGGAAAACGAGCGCTCGTTACTTCCTCAGAAAAGGCAACTCTATTTTTAGAAAAGATGTTCCATGACTTTACAACGGATGAAGTGGAATTGTTTTGGCAGCTATTGCAAAAACTATATCGTTTTGACGGGGAAGAACAGGATGGATTTGAGGAAAATGCCAGGATCGAATTGGATGAAGCTATGCAGGTCAATATGGAGTCCTATCAAAAACAGATTTTGGATGAGTTTTCAAAACGGCGATATGGCAAATAG
- a CDS encoding protein rep — MDIQSSIDETAKYPVKNTDYMTDDKERNIQIVKDLEEGLYRKRLLSYGGLLKEIHKQPNLDDVEDGELIHTDDEEDEASENAYSIVSLLYGTGGVGIFLLKSSLVNGPLCYIEL, encoded by the coding sequence TTGGATATTCAATCATCGATTGACGAAACGGCAAAATATCCTGTTAAAAATACTGATTATATGACAGACGATAAAGAGCGAAATATACAGATTGTAAAGGATTTAGAAGAAGGGCTGTACCGTAAACGATTGCTATCGTATGGTGGTTTGTTGAAGGAAATACATAAACAGCCAAATCTTGATGATGTGGAAGATGGCGAGTTGATCCATACAGATGACGAGGAAGATGAAGCGAGTGAAAATGCTTATAGTATAGTATCGTTGCTTTATGGAACGGGGGGCGTAGGAATTTTTTTATTAAAGAGTAGTTTAGTAAACGGGCCATTATGTTACATAGAGCTATAA
- a CDS encoding phosphatase PAP2 family protein translates to MKPVVAVVNFFIFLLLAIMVHMSISDPIDKMILLWVEEKRTSFGNAIFKTMSTIGSIKVLLPLAVVSGLVALLYKKFLDALFIMLVFWGSRELNHLLKLVFHRERPFFHRLFGESGYSFPSGHAMNSTIFLGFLYYATTRSFRLSQFQKRCVQVVLYGMIGLIACSRVYAGVHYPTDIVAGICGGVVILSGIIYIHQRVLHQ, encoded by the coding sequence GTGAAACCAGTTGTTGCAGTGGTGAATTTTTTTATTTTCTTACTCTTGGCTATTATGGTCCATATGTCAATATCAGATCCGATTGACAAAATGATCCTCCTTTGGGTAGAGGAGAAACGGACAAGTTTTGGGAATGCTATTTTCAAAACTATGAGCACAATCGGCTCGATCAAAGTGCTTCTACCGCTTGCAGTTGTATCTGGCCTTGTGGCACTGCTTTACAAGAAATTCCTAGATGCTCTTTTTATTATGCTGGTATTTTGGGGGTCAAGAGAACTAAATCATTTGCTCAAATTGGTCTTTCATAGGGAACGTCCTTTCTTTCATCGTCTATTTGGAGAGAGCGGGTACAGTTTTCCTAGCGGGCATGCGATGAATTCAACTATTTTCCTCGGCTTTTTATATTATGCAACAACTCGTTCCTTTCGACTGTCTCAATTTCAAAAGAGATGCGTACAAGTTGTTTTATACGGGATGATCGGGCTCATTGCGTGTAGCCGGGTATATGCAGGTGTTCATTATCCGACAGATATTGTGGCAGGAATATGTGGGGGAGTCGTCATTTTATCAGGAATTATTTACATTCACCAAAGAGTTTTGCATCAATAG
- a CDS encoding ABC transporter ATP-binding protein codes for MNHNINLLNFKSIRGNGEINIKSSITKLLFCRKKLIFISLMSTVFGAALSLLMPILMKFTIDTVLVQGDWHILFFTITGLVVLPVGSALLTSVMTRVNIQIGGEVTDVLREATFRKITQLPPYKMQQFKPGDLVGRITRSCGEVGEVYIQNELLPAFHTMLLCIGTSATMFYLSWKLALVSFVLVPLILLISHSLVKKVEQGMSRFFSILSQADGFFVERIANMKTVQLFTKEETERKYVKSWMERYRESRKQTNYLRIWYLDILGSFEQSFGTGIVFAFGAWQVLQEDLTIGSLIAFTVYVPILYSSIQNLQRAYVGRQKVKPAMKLVEEVLTVWEREEKFSDSTFGNAIREIRFENVNFHHEDGRGKLVDLSFHVQPGETIAIVGPTGAGKSTIFDLILGFLEPDTGSIRLNGSVLNDYELDSIRKRITLIEQAPVMWDDTIWNNLIYSNENVTEGEVRKALDIAQLHELIRTLPGGLETVIGERGIRLSGGERQRLAVARAIIRDPDIVLLDEPTSALDSSTEEALMKQLFEWKGNRTFLIIAHRLSTIRDTDRILVLEDGRLVEAGTHDELIENDGVYTKLYHTQMAKAQ; via the coding sequence ATGAACCATAATATAAATTTATTGAATTTTAAAAGTATAAGAGGAAATGGGGAGATAAACATTAAAAGTAGTATTACTAAACTTTTATTTTGCAGAAAAAAACTTATCTTTATTAGTTTAATGAGTACGGTTTTCGGGGCAGCCCTTTCTCTTCTTATGCCCATTCTTATGAAATTTACAATCGATACCGTGCTGGTACAAGGCGACTGGCATATCTTGTTTTTTACGATAACAGGTTTAGTCGTTTTGCCTGTCGGATCGGCACTACTTACATCCGTTATGACCCGTGTAAATATACAAATCGGCGGGGAAGTGACCGATGTATTACGAGAAGCAACATTTCGGAAAATAACTCAGCTGCCACCTTATAAAATGCAGCAGTTTAAGCCTGGCGATCTAGTTGGCCGTATCACTCGGTCTTGCGGCGAGGTTGGAGAAGTTTACATACAGAATGAGCTGCTTCCGGCATTTCATACGATGCTGCTCTGTATCGGAACAAGTGCAACCATGTTCTATCTGAGTTGGAAATTGGCCCTGGTATCGTTTGTGTTGGTTCCTTTAATTCTACTCATTTCCCATTCACTTGTTAAGAAAGTGGAACAGGGTATGTCCCGATTCTTTTCGATCCTGTCACAAGCAGATGGTTTTTTTGTAGAGAGAATAGCCAATATGAAAACGGTTCAATTGTTTACCAAAGAAGAAACAGAGAGGAAGTACGTTAAATCATGGATGGAAAGATATCGGGAATCACGGAAGCAAACTAACTATTTACGAATTTGGTACTTAGACATTTTAGGCTCGTTCGAACAATCCTTCGGGACTGGGATCGTTTTTGCATTCGGCGCATGGCAAGTTCTACAAGAAGATCTGACAATAGGTTCGCTGATCGCATTCACTGTTTACGTACCGATCCTATACAGCTCCATTCAAAACTTGCAGAGAGCTTATGTCGGCCGTCAAAAGGTGAAGCCTGCGATGAAACTGGTTGAAGAGGTGCTGACAGTTTGGGAAAGAGAAGAAAAGTTTTCAGATTCTACTTTTGGAAATGCAATTAGAGAAATCAGGTTTGAAAATGTTAACTTTCACCATGAGGATGGAAGGGGGAAGTTGGTGGATTTGAGCTTTCATGTCCAGCCGGGTGAAACAATCGCCATTGTTGGACCAACCGGTGCGGGGAAATCCACCATATTTGATTTGATCCTTGGCTTCTTGGAGCCAGATACAGGCAGCATCCGATTGAATGGTTCCGTATTAAACGATTATGAACTAGATTCCATAAGAAAAAGGATTACACTTATCGAACAAGCCCCTGTCATGTGGGATGATACGATATGGAATAATTTGATCTATTCAAATGAAAACGTGACGGAAGGGGAAGTGAGAAAAGCTTTGGATATAGCTCAACTCCATGAATTGATCCGAACACTTCCGGGGGGATTAGAAACGGTTATTGGAGAACGGGGCATCAGATTATCGGGTGGTGAAAGACAACGATTGGCCGTAGCACGGGCCATTATTAGAGACCCGGACATTGTTTTATTGGATGAACCGACGTCCGCTCTTGACAGCAGTACGGAAGAAGCGTTGATGAAACAATTATTTGAATGGAAAGGAAATCGGACCTTCCTCATAATAGCTCATCGATTATCAACTATCCGGGATACAGATCGGATACTCGTATTGGAAGATGGCAGATTGGTGGAGGCAGGTACCCATGATGAACTGATAGAGAATGATGGGGTATACACTAAGCTTTATCATACTCAAATGGCAAAAGCTCAGTAA
- a CDS encoding sigma-70 family RNA polymerase sigma factor, protein MSKIYIKFYNSLHRFDGRSTLKTYLYRIAVNESLNYLRSWHHRKIEVRELIETVKKRFPAEEEYFKQEQKETLQQLIQIMPTKYREVLWLYYYNDLSVAEIAFILKCAPHTVKTRLARGRKLAKLSIEESEINYEY, encoded by the coding sequence ATGTCCAAGATTTATATCAAGTTTTATAACAGTCTGCATCGATTCGATGGCCGATCCACTTTGAAAACTTATTTGTACCGTATTGCTGTAAACGAAAGCCTCAATTATTTGAGAAGCTGGCACCATAGGAAAATTGAAGTGAGAGAGCTGATCGAGACCGTAAAAAAGAGGTTTCCGGCCGAAGAGGAATATTTCAAACAGGAGCAGAAAGAAACGCTGCAACAACTAATTCAAATTATGCCGACTAAATACCGCGAAGTATTATGGCTGTATTATTATAACGACCTCTCCGTAGCTGAAATAGCATTCATCTTAAAATGTGCACCCCATACCGTGAAAACCCGCTTAGCCAGAGGTCGAAAATTAGCCAAATTATCGATAGAAGAGAGTGAAATAAATTATGAATATTAA